The following proteins are co-located in the Gigantopelta aegis isolate Gae_Host chromosome 5, Gae_host_genome, whole genome shotgun sequence genome:
- the LOC121373366 gene encoding mucin-3A-like isoform X3 produces the protein MEITLLIFILTLYLSSPMCVAAKCPNSCICQWNQKPYDTYGKLYQVFCQGKNLISVPDLTSLLSNLHPIHLDLSGNQIKSIKKSDFAPMLSVVILNLDSNTGIQMEDSTFIHMADTLRYVSCDKTDFQFNRNFTFLRGLHRLEKLTMGENIQNQMTLPSSIFSNFNLPSLREIRFNRCNIKDITDDAFKGVDFLQTLDLTSNRLQTIPTAIRDLTNLRTLNLKLNNIKTIPSLIFQGLQKLEHIVLDGNSPLSFKNGAFAGLEESLKELSLHKCGLEDVPSRQIHHLRGLRKLNLKDNALTYVNPDSFNGMYCLSELDISRTLFPLEAGMFQRHRDCLRILMLNDRNLITVSIQILEESKKIEKIILQANKIKVLHPNAFGAVPATFLDLSYNPLIEVKQGAFNNLGSSLTIAVKNTKLRDINFVLEYKKNKFHTIMFEGTRIDCSCNLPIILGLVESSTLRGTCYTDGIGHDLNRKKEIILLQEKCARVWHRIMGMGSVSTSELPLQATTQLTQVTTPVKREDTSLRREHTVISKNTTMSEEHTVMSEQTTLMTQETTTMTQESTPMTQEITMTQEPTPITQETTLLTQETTPMTQETTMAQETTVTQETTPMTQETTLLTQKAILMTQETTMAQETTMTQETTMTQETTPMTQETTLLTQETTLTQETISMIQETTPMKQETTLLTQETTLLTQETLMTQNPIPLTRVRRSVTKETTPVTQETTPVTQETTPVIQETTPVAQETTPVTEETSPVIQETTPVTEESTPVTQETTKMTEETTRVTEETTPMTQKTTPMTEETTQMTQETTQMTQETTQMTQETTPMTKETTHMTEETTLLTQKTTTLTQETMTTQETTPMTQETTILTQETTLMTQETTPMTQETTQMIQKNTQMTEETTPMTQESTPMTQETTQMIEETTLLTQETTPMTQETTPMTQETTMTQETIPITQETSPMTQETTSLTQETTPMTQETMMTQETTPITQETSLMTQETTSLTQETTLMTQEITMTQETTPMAQETTMTQETTVTQETTPMTQETTLLTQETTPMTQETTPMTQETTLLTQETTTMTQETTPMTQEIAPITQETTPMTQEITPMTQESTPMTQETTMTQEPTPITQETTLLTQETTLMTQETMTAQETTLTQETTVTQETTPMTQETTLLTQKTTPMTQETILLTQETIPMKQETTMMAKETTPLTEKTILMTQETTPMTQETTQMTQETSPMTEETTHMTEETTLLTQKATTLTQETMTTQETTPMTQETTILTQETTPMTQETTMTQETTPKTQETTILTQETTPMTQETTQMTQESTSMTQETTMTQERTPITQETTLLTQETTPMTQETTMAQETTPMTQETTLLTQETTPMTQETTSMTQTTMTQETTPMTQETTQMTQKNTQMTETTPMTQESTPMTQETTQIIEETTLLTQETTPMTQETTPMTQETTMTQETIPITQETSPMTQETTSLTQETTPMIQETTMTQETTPITQETSLMTQETTSLTQETTLMTQEITMTQETTPMAQETTMTQETTVTQETTPMTQETTLLTQETTPMTQETTPMTQETTLLTQETTTMTKETTPMTQEIAPIIQETTPMTQETTPMTQESTPMTQETTMTQEPTPITQETTLLTQKTTPMTQETILLTQETIPMKQETTTMTKETTPLTEETILMTQETTQMTQKTTQMTEKNTQMAEETTQMTEETTLLTQETTPMTQEITLMTQETILLTQETTPMKQETTPMKRETTMMTQEATPMTQETTILTQETTPMTQETTLMAQENILLTQTTTTMTQETIPMTQETTMTQEPTPITQETTLLTQETTLMTQETMTAQETTLTQEITPMTQETTILTQETTPMTQETTLMAQENILLTQETTTMTQETIPMTQETTPMTKETTLQTQKTTLMTQETTMTQETTLMTQETTLLTQETTPVTQETTPMTQETTLLTQETTLMAQKTTMTQETTPMTQETTLLTQETTLLTQESTPMTQETILMTQETTLPIQETTRMSQESTPMTQETTLLTQETTPMTQESTLMTQEATLLTQETTLMTQKTTPMTQETTPMTQETTLLTRETILLTQETTPMKQETILLTQETILLTQETTPMKQETILLTQETTLLTQETTLLTQETLMTQNSIPLTRVRRSVTNETTPVTQETNPVTQETTSVTDKTTLVTKESSSATDKNTPVTKESTAMTSKSTAVIKESTAMTSKSTAVIKESTTVTKESTAVTNKSTAVTKESTAVTNESTAVTKQSTAVTNESTPVTKESTAVTKESTAVIKKSTAVTKESTPVTKESTAVTKESTAVTKKSTTVTKESTAVKKESTAVKKESTPVTKESTPVTKESTTPLTKESIPVTKESTAVTKESTAVTKGSTAVIKKSTAVTKESTAVTKESTPVTKKSTAVTKESTTGTKESTAVTKESTTVTKESTAVTKESTPVRKESTPVRKESTAVTKESTTVTKESTAVTKESTPVRKESTSVTNESTAVTKESTPVRKESTPVTKESTTVTKESTTVTKESTAVTKESTPVRKESTSVTNESTTVTKESTPVRKESTPVTKESTAVTKESTPVKKESTAVTKESTAVTKESTAVTKESTTVKKESTAVTNEFTPVTKESTTVTKESTAMTKESTPVKKESTAVTKESTPVRKESTAVTKQSTAVTKESTPVKKESTAVTKESTTVTNGSTAVTKESTAVTNESTPVTKESTPVTKESTAVTKESTAVTKESTAVTNKSTTVTKESTPVTNESTTVTKESTAVTKESTPVKKESTAVTKESTAVTNESTPVTKESTTVTNRSTAVTKESATVTKESTPVTKESTAVINESTAVTKESTPVTKEATTVTNESTTVTKESTAVTKESTAVKKESTAVTKESTAVTNESTPVTKESTTVTNGSTAVTKESTTVTNESTPVTKESTAVINESTAVTKESTPVTNESTAVTKESTPVTKESTAVIKESTTVTKESTAVTKEATTVTKEATTVTNESTPVIKKSTAVTTPADPSDTDSPDA, from the coding sequence ATGGAGATTACCTTGTTAATATTCATATTAACCCTTTATCTGTCAAGCCCAATGTGTGTGGCTGCCAAGTGTCCAAACAGTTGCATCTGTCAGTGGAACCAAAAGCCTTATGATACATATGGCAAATTGTATCAGGTGTTTTGCCAGGGTAAAAACCTCATTTCTGTACCAGACTTGACATCGCTGCTGTCAAATCTACACCCGATTCATCTGGATCTAAGTGGCAACCAGATTAAGTCCATTAAAAAATCTGACTTCGCTCCCATGTTGTCAGTTGTGATACTGAATCTCGATTCAAACACTGGAATTCAGATGGAAGACAGCACGTTTATTCACATGGCTGACACACTGAGGTATGTGAGCTGTGACAAAACAGATTTCCAGTTCAACAGGAATTTTACATTTTTGAGGGGCTTACATAGACTTGAGAAACTCACAATGGGTGAAAACATTCAAAACCAAATGACTCTACCCAGCAGTATCTTTAGTAATTTTAACCTTCCTTCACTACGTGAAATTCGGTTCAACCGCTGCAACATAAAGGACATAACAGATGATGCTTTTAAAGGTGTTGACTTTCTTCAGACATTAGATTTAACCTCCAATCGCCTTCAGACCATCCCAACAGCCATCAGAGATTTGACAAATCTCAGGACCTTGAACTTGAAACTAAACAACATTAAAACTATTCCTAGCTTAATATTCCAAGGTCTGCAGAAGCTGGAGCATATAGTTCTAGATGGGAACAGTCCGCTGTCTTTCAAAAATGGTGCTTTTGCTGGTTTGGAGGAATCGCTGAAGGAACTTTCACTTCATAAATGTGGGCTTGAAGATGTTCCAAGTCGCCAGATTCATCATTTGAGGGGTCTAAGAAAACTCAATCTGAAAGACAATGCACTAACATACGTTAATCCAGATTCCTTTAATGGGATGTACTGTCTATCAGAACTTGATATCAGCCGGACACTGTTTCCACTGGAGGCTGGAATGTTTCAAAGACACAGAGATTGTTTGAGAATTCTGATGCTCAATGACCGAAACTTGATCACAGTTTCCATCCAAATTCTCGAGGAATCcaaaaaaattgaaaagatCATCTTGCAAGCAAACAAAATCAAAGTTTTACACCCAAATGCATTTGGAGCAGTGCCTGCTACATTTCTTGATTTGTCTTACAACCCACTCATTGAAGTAAAGCAGGGTGCATTTAACAATCTGGGATCTTCACTTACAATTGCAGTCAAAAATACCAAACTGAGAGATATAAATTTTGTTCTGGAATATAAGAAAAACAAGTTTCATACCATTATGTTTGAAGGTACCAGAATAGATTGCAGCTGCAACCTGCCCATAATTCTTGGCCTTGTAGAAAGTAGTACTTTGAGAGGTACCTGTTACACTGATGGCATCGGCCATGATCTGAACAGGAAAAAGGAAATAATACTGTTACAAGAAAAATGTGCCAGAGTGTGGCACAGAATCATGGGGATGGGATCTGTAAGCACCTCAGAACTGCCCTTACAAGCAACCACCCAGCTGACACAAGTAACAACCCCAGTCAAACGTGAAGACACCTCACTAAGACGCGAACACACTGTGATATCAAAAAACACTACAATGTCTGAAGAACACACTGTAATGTCAGAACAAACTACCCTGATGACACAAGAAACCACCACGATGACACAAGAATCTACTCCAATGACACAAGAAATTACAATGACACAAGAACCTACTCCAATAACACAAGAAACTACCCTACTGACACAAGAAACTACTCCGATGACACAAGAAACTACGATGGCACAAGAAACTACAGTGACACAAGAAACTACTCCTATGACACAAGAAACCACTCTACTGACACAAAAAGCTATTCTGATGACACAAGAAACTACAATGGCACAAGAAACAACAATGACACAAGAAACTACAATGACACAAGAAACTACTCCGATGACACAAGAAACCACCCTACTGACACAAGAAACCACCCTAACACAAGAAACTATTTCGATGATACAAGAAACTACTCCGATGAAACAAGAAACCACCCTACTGACACAAGAAACCACACTACTGACACAAGAAACTTTGATGACACAAAACCCCATCCCACTGACACGGGTACGCAGATCAGTGACAAAAGAAACCACTCCAGTGACACAAGAAACCACTCCAGTGACACAAGAAACCACTCCAGTGATACAAGAAACCACTCCAGTGGCACAAGAAACAACTCCAGTCACAGAAGAAACCAGTCCAGTGATACAAGAAACAACTCCAGTGACAGAAGAATCCACTCCAGTGACACAAGAAACCACCAAGATGACAGAAGAAACCACCCGGGTGACAGAAGAAACCACCCCGATGACACAAAAAACTACTCCAATGACAGAAGAAACCACCCAGATGACACAAGAAACCACTCAGATGACACAAGAAACCACTCAGATGACACAAGAAACCACCCCGATGACAAAAGAAACCACCCATATGACAGAAGAAACCACCTTACTGACACAAAAAACTACTACGTTGACACAAGAAACTATGACGACGCAAGAAACTACCCCGATGACACAAGAAACCACCATACTGACACAAGAAACTACTTTGATGACACAAGAAACTACTCCGATGACACAAGAAACCACCCAGATgatacaaaaaaacacccagatgACGGAAGAAACCACCCCAATGACACAAGAATCTACTCCGATGACACAAGAAACCACCCAGATGATAGAAGAAACCACCCTACTGACACAAGAAACTACTCCGATGACACAAGAAACTACTCCGATGACACAAGAAACTACGATGACACAAGAGACTATTCCAATAACACAAGAAACTTCTCCGATGACACAAGAAACTACTTCGTTAACACAAGAAACTACTCCGATGACACAAGAAACTATGATGACACAAGAGACTACTCCAATAACACAAGAAACTTCTCTGATGACACAAGAAACTACTTCGTTAACACAAGAAACCACCCTGATGACACAAGAAATTACGATGACACAAGAAACTACTCCGATGGCACAAGAAACTACAATGACACAAGAAACTACAGTGACACAAGAAACTACTCCGATGACACAGGAAACTACCCTACTGACACAAGAAACTACTCCGATGACACAAGAAACTACTCCGATGACACAAGAAACCACCTTACTGACACAAGAAACTACTACGATGACGCAAGAAACTACTCCGATGACACAAGAAATTGCACCAATAACACAAGAAACTACCCCGATGACACAAGAAATTACACCGATGACACAAGAATCTACTCCGATGACACAAGAAACTACGATGACACAAGAACCTACTCCAATAACACAAGAAACCACCCTACTGACACAAGAAACTACTTTGATGACACAAGAAACTATGACAGCACAAGAAACTACATTGACACAAGAAACTACAGTGACACAAGAAACTACTCCGATGACACAGGAAACTACCCTACTGACACAAAAAACTACTCCGATGACACAAGAAACCATCCTACTGACACAAGAAACTATACCAATGAAACAAGAAACTACCATGATGGCAAAAGAAACTACTCCATTGACAGAAAAAACTATTCTGATGACACAAGAAACTACTCCAATGACACAAGAAACCACTCAGATGACACAAGAAACCTCCCCGATGACAGAAGAAACCACCCATATGACAGAAGAAACCACCTTACTGACACAAAAAGCTACTACGTTAACACAAGAAACTATGACGACACAAGAAACTACCCCGATGACACAAGAAACCACCATACTGACACAAGAAACTACTCCGATGACACAAGAAACTACGATGACACAAGAAACTACCCCGAAAACACAAGAAACCACTATACTGACACAAGAAACTACTCCAATGACACAAGAAACCACCCAGATGACACAAGAATCTACTTCGATGACACAAGAAACTACAATGACACAAGAACGTACTCCAATAACACAAGAAACTACCCTACTGACACAAGAAACTACTCCGATGACACAAGAAACTACAATGGCACAAGAAACTACTCCGATGACACAGGAAACCACCCTACTGACACAAGAAACTACTCCGATGACACAAGAAACTACTTCAATGACACAAACTACGATGACACAAGAAACTACTCCGATGACACAAGAAACCACCCAGAtgacacaaaaaaacacccagatgACAGAAACCACCCCAATGACACAAGAATCTACTCCGATGACACAAGAAACCACCCAGATAATAGAAGAAACCACCCTACTGACACAAGAAACTACTCCGATGACACAAGAAACTACTCCGATGACACAAGAAACTACAATGACACAAGAGACTATTCCAATAACACAAGAAACTTCTCCGATGACACAAGAAACTACTTCGTTAACACAAGAAACTACTCCTATGATACAAGAAACTACGATGACACAAGAGACTACTCCAATAACACAAGAAACTTCTCTGATGACACAAGAAACTACTTCGTTAACACAAGAAACCACCCTGATGACACAAGAAATTACGATGACACAAGAAACTACTCCGATGGCACAAGAAACTACAATGACACAAGAAACTACAGTGACACAAGAAACTACTCCGATGACACAGGAAACTACCCTACTGACACAAGAAACTACTCCGATGACACAAGAAACTACTCCGATGACACAAGAAACCACCCTACTGACACAAGAAACTACTACGATGACGAAAGAAACTACTCCGATGACACAAGAAATTGCACCAATAATACAAGAAACTACCCCGATGACACAAGAAACTACACCGATGACACAAGAATCTACTCCGATGACACAAGAAACTACGATGACACAAGAACCTACTCCAATAACACAAGAAACCACCCTACTGACACAAAAAACTACTCCGATGACACAAGAAACCATCCTACTGACACAAGAAACTATACCAATGAAACAAGAAACTACCACGATGACAAAAGAAACTACTCCATTGACAGAAGAAACTATTCTGATGACTCAAGAAACGACCCAGATGACACAAAAAACCACTCAAATgacagaaaaaaacacccagatGGCAGAAGAAACCACCCAGATGACAGAAGAAACCACCCTACTGACACAAGAAACCACTCCAATGACACAAGAAATTACTCTGATGACACAAGAAACCATCCTACTGACACAAGAAACTACACCAATGAAACAAGAAACTACACCAATGAAACGAGAAACTACCATGATGACACAAGAAGCTACCCCAATGACACAGGAAACCACCATACTGACACAAGAAACTACTCCGATGACACAAGAAACTACTCTGATGGCACAAGAAAACATCCTACTGACACAAACAACTACCACGATGACACAAGAAACTATTCCGATGACACAAGAAACTACGATGACACAAGAACCTACTCCAATAACACAAGAAACCACCCTACTGACACAAGAAACTACTCTAATGACACAAGAAACCATGACAGCACAAGAAACTACATTGACACAAGAAATTACCCCAATGACACAGGAAACCACCATACTGACACAAGAAACTACTCCAATGACACAAGAAACTACTCTGATGGCACAAGAAAACATCCTACTGACACAAGAAACTACCACGATGACACAAGAAACTATTCCGATGACACAAGAAACTACTCCAATGACAAAAGAAACCACTCTACAGACACAAAAAACTACTCTGATGACACAAGAAACTACAATGACACAAGAAACTACTCTGATGACACAGGAAACCACTCTACTGACACAAGAAACTACTCCAGTGACACAAGAAACTACTCCAATGACACAAGAAACCACCCTACTGACACAAGAAACTACTCTGATGGCACAAAAAACTACAATGACACAAGAAACTACTCCGATGACACAGGAAACCACCCTACTGACACAAGAAACTACTCTATTGACACAAGAAAGTACACCAATGACACAAGAAACTATTCTGATGACACAAGAAACCACCCTTCCAATACAAGAAACTACTCGGATGTCACAAGAAAGTACACCAATGACACAAGAAACCACCCTACTGACACAAGAAACTACCCCGATGACACAAGAAAGTACACTAATGACACAAGAAGCCACCCTACTGACACAAGAAACTACTTTGATGACACAAAAAACTACTCCGATGACACAAGAAACTACTCCGATGACACAAGAAACCACCCTACTGACACGAGAAACCATCCTACTGACACAAGAAACTACTCCGATGAAACAAGAAACCATCCTACTGACACAAGAAACCATCCTACTGACACAAGAAACTACTCCGATGAAACAAGAAACCATCCTTCTGACACAAGAAACCACCCTACTGACACAAGAAACCACCCTACTGACACAAGAAACTTTGATGACACAAAACTCCATCCCACTGACACGGGTACGCAGATCAGTGACAAACGAAACCACTCCAGTGACACAAGAAACCAATCCAGTGACACAAGAAACCACTTCAGTGACAGACAAAACCACTCTAGTGACAAAAGAATCCTCCTCAGCGACAGACAAAAACACCCCAGTGACAAAAGAATCCACCGCAATGACAAGCAAATCCACCGCAGTGATAAAAGAATCCACCGCAATGACAAGCAAATCCACCGCAGTGATAAAAGAATCCACCACAGTGACAAAAGAATCTACCGCAGTGACAAACAAATCCACCGCAGTAACAAAAGAATCCACCGCAGTGACAAATGAATCCACCGCAGTGACAAAACAATCCACCGCAGTGACAAACGAATCCACCCCAGTGACAAAAGAATCCACCGCAGTGACGAAAGAGTCCACTGCAGTGATAAAAAAGTCCACCGCAGTAACAAAAGAATCCACCCCAGTGACAAAAGAATCCACCGCAGTGACAAAAGAATCCACCGCAGTGACAAAAAAGTCCACCACAGTGACAAAAGAATCTACCGCAGTAAAAAAAGAATCCACCGCAGTGAAAAAAGAATCCACCCCAGTGACAAAAGAATCCACCCCAGTGACAAAAGAATCCACCACCCCACTGACAAAAGAATCCATCCCAGTAACAAAAGAATCCACCGCAGTGACAAAAGAATCCACCGCAGTGACAAAAGGATCCACTGCAGTAATAAAAAAGTCCACCGCAGTGACAAAAGAATCCACTGCAGTGACAAAAGAATCCACCCCTGTGACAAAAAAATCCACCGCAGTGACAAAAGAATCCACCACAGGGACAAAAGAATCCACCGCAGTGACAAAAGAATCCACTACAGTGACGAAAGAATCCACCGCAGTGACGAAAGAATCCACCCCAGTGAGGAAAGAATCCACCCCAGTGAGGAAAGAATCCACCGCAGTGACAAAAGAATCCACTACAGTGACAAAAGAATCCACCGCAGTGACAAAAGAATCCACCCCAGTGAGGAAAGAATCCACCTCAGTGACAAACGAATCCACCGCAGTGACAAAAGAATCCACCCCAGTGAGGAAAGAATCCACCCCAGTGACAAAAGAATCCACAACAGTGACAAAAGAATCCACTACAGTGACAAAAGAATCCACCGCAGTGACAAAAGAATCCACCCCAGTGAGGAAAGAATCCACCTCAGTGACAAACGAATCCACCACAGTGACAAAAGAATCCACCCCAGTGAGGAAAGAATCCACCCCAGTGACAAAAGAATCCACCGCAGTGACAAAAGAATCCACCCCAGTTAAAAAAGAATCCACCGCAGTGACTAAAGAATCCACCGCAGTGACAAAAGAATCCACCGCAGTGACAAAAGAATCCACTACAGTGAAAAAAGAATCCACCGCAGTGACAAACGAATTCACCCCAGTGACAAAAGAATCCACCACAGTGACAAAAGAATCCACCGCAATGACAAAAGAATCCACCCCAGTTAAAAAAGAATCCACCGCAGTGACAAAAGAATCCACCCCAGTGAGGAAAGAATCCACCGCAGTGACAAAACAATCCACCGCAGTGACAAAAGAATCCACCCCAGTTAAAAAAGAATCCACTGCAGTGACGAAAGAATCCACCACAGTGACAAACGGATCCACCGCAGTGACAAAAGAATCCACTGCAGTGACAAACGAATCCACCCCAGTGACAAAAGAATCCACCCCAGTGACAAAAGAATCCACTGCAGTGACAAAAGAATCCACCGCAGTGACAAAAGAATCCACCGCAGTGACAAACAAATCCACCACAGTGACAAAAGAATCCACCCCAGTGACAAACGAATCCACCACAGTGACAAAAGAATCCACCGCAGTGACAAAAGAATCCACCCCAGTTAAAAAAGAATCCACCGCAGTGACAAAAGAATCCACCGCAGTGACAAATGAATCCACCCCAGTGACAAAAGAATCCACCACAGTGACAAACAGATCCACCGCAGTGACGAAAGAATCCGCCACAGTGACAAAAGAATCCACCCCAGTGACAAAAGAATCCACCGCAGTGATAAACGAATCCACCGCAGTGACAAAAGAATCCACCCCAGTCACAAAAGAAGCCACCACAGTGACAAATGAATCCACCACAGTGACAAAAGAATCCACCGCAGTGACAAAAGAATCCACCGCAGTGAAAAAAGAATCCACCGCAGTGACAAAAGAATCCACTGCAGTGACAAATGAATCCACCCCAGTGACAAAAGAATCCACCACAGTGACAAACGGATCCACCGCAGTGACGAAAGAATCCACCACAGTGACAAACGAATCCACCCCAGTGACAAAAGAATCCACCGCAGTGATAAACGAATCCACCGCAGTGACAAAAGAATCCACCCCAGTGACAAACGAATCCACTGCAGTAACAAAAGAATCCACCCCAGTGACAAAAGAATCCACCGCAGTGATAAAAGAATCCACCACAGTAACAAAAGAATCCACCGCAGTGACAAAAGAAGCCACCACAGTCACAAAAGAAGCCACCACAGTGACAAATGAATCCACCCCAGTGATAAAAAAATCCACCGCAGTGACGACGCCTGCAG